The following are encoded together in the Ignavibacteria bacterium genome:
- a CDS encoding bifunctional phosphoglucose/phosphomannose isomerase yields MINKKIISRIDKQNMFKVLYDFPVQICNAVDIAAKVKTNKVSARNLKNVIVNGLGGSAIGGDLLRSFVANEISVPVFVNRNYTLPQFAGKDTLAIISSYSGNTEETISAFNDALKRKCRIICISSGGVVEKLAKKHKKLLVKIPGGLQPRCALGYSFFTLLVLFTKLKFIKDKSADINETLVVLEQSLDEFSNLTFDSNPALQIAALLKDKLPVIYSSVDVLDVVNLRWRGQISENAKILSYGNLYPEMNHNELVGWKLNKDILKKINVIFLEDIFDNPRIKMRMKITEKILKKHAANILHLSSDCKSKLARIFDLIFLGDWVSYYLAILNGVNPTPVNAISYLKKELDKIK; encoded by the coding sequence ATGATTAATAAAAAGATTATTTCTCGTATTGATAAGCAAAATATGTTTAAAGTACTTTACGATTTCCCCGTTCAGATTTGTAATGCGGTGGATATAGCCGCTAAAGTAAAAACAAATAAGGTTAGTGCTAGAAATTTGAAAAATGTTATTGTTAATGGTCTCGGTGGCTCTGCTATAGGAGGCGATTTGCTGAGAAGTTTTGTAGCAAATGAAATCAGTGTCCCCGTTTTTGTGAATAGAAACTATACTCTTCCCCAATTTGCAGGGAAAGATACTCTTGCAATTATATCTTCTTATTCAGGTAATACCGAAGAAACTATTTCGGCATTTAATGATGCACTCAAAAGGAAATGCAGAATTATCTGTATTTCAAGCGGTGGAGTGGTTGAGAAGCTTGCTAAAAAGCACAAGAAACTTCTTGTGAAAATTCCCGGCGGTCTGCAGCCCAGATGCGCTCTCGGATATTCTTTCTTTACTCTCCTTGTTTTGTTCACAAAATTGAAATTTATTAAAGATAAATCTGCAGATATAAACGAAACCCTGGTTGTACTCGAACAGTCCCTTGATGAATTTTCAAACCTTACATTCGATTCTAACCCGGCACTACAGATTGCTGCTTTACTAAAAGATAAACTTCCTGTTATTTATTCCTCGGTAGATGTTCTCGACGTTGTGAATTTACGCTGGCGTGGTCAGATTTCTGAGAATGCAAAAATACTTTCTTACGGAAATCTCTATCCCGAAATGAACCATAATGAACTTGTAGGCTGGAAATTGAACAAAGATATCCTTAAAAAAATTAACGTTATATTCCTTGAAGATATTTTTGATAATCCACGCATTAAAATGCGTATGAAAATAACCGAAAAGATATTAAAAAAACATGCAGCTAATATTCTTCATCTAAGCAGTGATTGTAAATCTAAACTCGCTCGTATTTTTGACCTTATTTTTCTTGGTGATTGGGTAAGTTATTATCTCGCAATTCTAAACGGAGTTAACCCGACACCCGTTAACGCTATTTCTTATCTTAAAAAAGAGCTCGATAAAATTAAATGA
- a CDS encoding response regulator, whose protein sequence is MTKEKNNYSAAALKITFIYLLLSMLFVVFMINSYKDTLSNIVLGISFAVITSVVFYFLISQFLKKEIQPPVEKPVSEINYKEKYEEAQKAQAYSELMNNAKSQFLSNMSQEIRIPMSGIIGMTELMMLSNLTKEQKEYLDIINYSSSTLLAIINDILDFSRIESGQLKLESIEFSINELMQKTSQILEFEAKRKNVALTVNIDPKINYNIHGDPLRINQILINLAKNAIKYTDKGTVALSLTEIKRINNKASLCITVKDTGRGFDADTVKNLFGSLDESGKTILDKNFRYSGYGFGVPIIKHLIALMDGEMSVKTILNEGSEIAVNLPFEISAKEVVDYQQSAPTKDIPEKQKTEKPKEKVSILVAEDNIVNQRLVKELLSRKNYDVTIVENGLKIFDVLEKSRFDLILMDIQMPIMDGLEATSIIREIEKGTGKHIPIIGITAYAVKADKEKCLSAGMDNYMSKPFVKEEFYKMIDSYVSDN, encoded by the coding sequence ATGACTAAAGAGAAAAACAACTATTCTGCTGCTGCTCTTAAAATCACGTTTATTTATCTTTTGTTGAGTATGCTTTTTGTGGTGTTTATGATTAACTCTTATAAAGATACATTAAGCAATATCGTGCTCGGGATTTCCTTTGCAGTCATTACTTCCGTGGTATTTTATTTCCTTATAAGTCAGTTCTTAAAGAAAGAAATACAACCGCCCGTTGAAAAACCGGTCAGTGAGATTAATTATAAGGAAAAATATGAGGAAGCACAAAAAGCTCAGGCGTATTCAGAATTAATGAATAATGCTAAATCCCAGTTTCTCTCAAACATGAGCCAGGAAATTCGGATTCCAATGAGCGGGATTATCGGAATGACAGAACTGATGATGCTTTCAAACCTTACTAAAGAGCAAAAAGAGTATCTCGATATTATTAATTATTCCTCTAGCACTCTGCTTGCTATTATTAACGACATCCTCGATTTCTCAAGAATCGAAAGCGGACAGTTGAAACTGGAATCCATTGAGTTCTCAATAAATGAACTTATGCAGAAAACTTCCCAGATTCTTGAGTTCGAAGCGAAAAGGAAAAATGTAGCATTGACCGTTAACATCGACCCTAAAATTAATTATAATATTCACGGCGACCCGCTTCGTATAAATCAGATTCTTATTAATCTTGCTAAGAATGCTATTAAATACACAGATAAAGGAACCGTTGCTCTTTCCTTAACCGAGATTAAACGGATAAACAACAAAGCCTCGTTGTGCATTACTGTTAAAGATACAGGGAGAGGCTTTGATGCGGATACAGTGAAAAACTTATTCGGGTCTCTTGACGAATCAGGAAAAACTATTCTTGATAAAAATTTTCGCTATTCAGGTTACGGATTCGGTGTCCCAATTATTAAACATCTTATTGCTTTAATGGATGGTGAAATGTCCGTTAAAACAATTTTAAATGAAGGTTCTGAAATAGCCGTTAATCTTCCGTTTGAAATATCCGCAAAGGAGGTTGTTGATTATCAGCAATCAGCACCCACAAAGGATATTCCGGAAAAACAGAAAACAGAAAAACCTAAAGAAAAGGTAAGTATTCTCGTTGCCGAAGATAATATAGTCAACCAGAGGCTGGTAAAAGAACTTCTTTCGCGGAAAAATTATGACGTTACTATTGTTGAAAACGGTCTTAAGATTTTCGATGTACTCGAAAAATCAAGGTTTGATTTAATATTAATGGATATTCAAATGCCTATTATGGACGGCTTGGAAGCTACTTCTATTATCAGAGAAATTGAAAAAGGTACGGGTAAACACATTCCTATCATCGGGATTACTGCCTATGCTGTTAAAGCTGACAAGGAAAAATGTTTGTCCGCTGGTATGGATAACTATATGTCAAAACCATTCGTAAAAGAGGAATTTTACAAAATGATTGATTCCTATGTATCCGATAATTAA
- the ccoS gene encoding cbb3-type cytochrome oxidase assembly protein CcoS: MSVIVVLIGVSVLVALGFLAAFLWAVKSGQYDDKYTPSVRMLFDDNDKKEENNN; the protein is encoded by the coding sequence ATGTCTGTCATTGTTGTCTTAATTGGAGTAAGCGTTCTCGTCGCACTTGGATTCTTGGCGGCTTTCCTGTGGGCTGTGAAGTCTGGTCAGTATGACGATAAATATACCCCGTCCGTTAGAATGCTGTTCGACGATAACGACAAAAAAGAAGAAAATAACAACTAG
- the ptsP gene encoding phosphoenolpyruvate--protein phosphotransferase — translation MHREKTYKGIPASQGISIGKAYLYKRQQININTAVINPSEVDSEVNMLRNAVEVSLKELNKIYAISVERIGEKNSKIFEAQLEILKDNIFLESVINRVRKELHSAGFVFNDEIEKLVALFLKSENQYMHERYADMIDVKNRVIRNMKRDKLVSKVEENSIIFAHELSPADTILFSRRKVMGYATDTGGVTSHAAIISRALRVPSVVGLKVISKHINSGDSVIVDGSEGSVIVNPTEKTIELYSQKQKEYKYHAQLLGELTVKPCETTDKKRIEITANIEFLEETEFLRNCGNCGIGLYRTEHLFMEKGDFPSVAEQIEDYTHISNITFPKKVTIRTYDLGGDKVFTENHKELNPYLGWRGIRMCLDRPEIFKSQLEAILISSTKKNIKIMLPMIASLDEVRKTKELLKDVKKSLDKKGVYYDKNIPLGIMLEVPSAFILAEELATEVDFFSIGTNDLIQYILAVDRGNEYISHLYQQFHPAVIRALDKIVKGARKQNLKVSICGELASVPLAVPVLVGLGLDELSVLPSMFNEIKQVVRLISFAESRELVDKLLKLSTEEEITKNINNFFDSKIKPQIL, via the coding sequence TTGCATAGAGAAAAAACATATAAAGGAATACCCGCATCACAGGGTATATCAATCGGCAAAGCATATTTGTACAAACGCCAGCAGATTAATATTAATACTGCCGTTATTAATCCGTCGGAAGTCGACAGCGAAGTTAATATGCTTAGGAATGCCGTGGAGGTATCACTGAAAGAGCTTAACAAAATCTATGCAATTTCCGTTGAAAGAATTGGCGAGAAGAATTCGAAAATATTCGAAGCTCAGCTTGAAATTTTAAAGGACAACATTTTCCTGGAAAGCGTTATAAACAGGGTTAGAAAGGAACTCCATTCCGCAGGTTTTGTCTTCAACGACGAAATTGAAAAACTCGTTGCCCTTTTTCTCAAATCGGAAAATCAATATATGCACGAACGCTATGCTGATATGATAGACGTGAAAAACCGCGTTATCCGTAATATGAAACGTGATAAGCTTGTTTCCAAAGTTGAAGAAAACTCTATTATTTTCGCTCATGAACTTTCTCCTGCCGATACAATTCTCTTTAGCAGAAGAAAAGTTATGGGGTATGCTACCGATACAGGCGGTGTTACTTCTCATGCGGCAATTATCTCGCGTGCCTTGCGTGTTCCCTCTGTAGTTGGCTTGAAAGTTATTTCTAAGCACATTAATTCTGGCGACAGCGTTATTGTTGACGGCTCTGAAGGCTCGGTTATTGTTAACCCGACTGAAAAAACAATCGAGTTGTATTCGCAAAAACAGAAAGAATATAAATATCACGCTCAATTACTCGGTGAACTGACTGTTAAACCGTGTGAAACTACTGATAAAAAGCGGATAGAAATAACTGCCAATATTGAATTTCTTGAAGAAACAGAATTCCTGCGGAATTGCGGCAATTGTGGTATCGGTCTCTATCGCACCGAACACTTGTTCATGGAAAAAGGTGATTTTCCCTCTGTTGCTGAACAGATTGAAGATTATACCCACATCTCAAACATTACTTTCCCAAAGAAAGTTACTATACGTACTTATGACCTTGGAGGTGATAAAGTGTTTACGGAAAATCATAAAGAACTGAATCCTTATCTCGGATGGAGGGGTATTAGAATGTGTCTCGATCGCCCTGAGATTTTTAAATCGCAGCTTGAAGCTATTCTGATTTCATCAACAAAGAAAAATATAAAGATAATGCTTCCTATGATTGCTTCTTTGGATGAAGTAAGAAAGACAAAAGAATTGCTTAAAGATGTTAAAAAGTCCCTCGATAAAAAAGGTGTATATTATGACAAAAATATTCCTCTCGGCATAATGCTCGAAGTTCCTTCTGCATTCATTCTCGCAGAGGAGCTTGCAACTGAAGTAGATTTCTTCAGCATCGGTACAAACGACCTTATTCAATACATTCTCGCAGTGGACAGGGGAAACGAATATATTTCTCATCTTTACCAGCAATTCCATCCGGCGGTTATTCGTGCACTCGATAAAATCGTCAAAGGAGCACGGAAGCAAAACCTTAAAGTTAGTATATGCGGAGAGCTTGCCTCCGTTCCTCTCGCAGTACCCGTTCTTGTTGGACTTGGTTTAGATGAGCTAAGTGTCCTGCCTTCAATGTTTAACGAAATTAAACAAGTAGTTAGGTTAATTAGCTTTGCTGAATCAAGAGAATTGGTTGATAAATTGCTGAAACTGTCCACGGAAGAAGAAATAACAAAGAATATAAATAATTTTTTTGACAGTAAAATCAAACCCCAAATATTATGA
- a CDS encoding heavy metal translocating P-type ATPase metal-binding domain-containing protein, which translates to MSSDSVNAGKDILCFHCGDICKDDSINIDDKKFCCRSCKLVYEILQENNLCKYYDLENQPGNSPSVRSNIKYEYLDDEITKKQMLDFSDGKISTATFFIPQMHCSSCIWLLENLYKLDSGITHSQVNFPQKKLVFKFLEEKTSIRKIAELLDSLGYEPLINLDATERKSKQKHIKSLYYKVGVAGFCFGNIMLLSFPEYLGLEKLTDPEFHKLFGYLNLFLSLPVFFYSSSEYYLSAYKGLKNKIINIDFPLFLGIFTVFIRSVFEIVTQSGAGYMDSMSGLVFFLLIGKIFQSKTYEAMSFERSYKSYFPLSVTVIKSVNHKTIPLANLKVGDRIYVRNNEVIPADSILFRGEGNIDYSFVTGESLPVQKVLGEIIYAGGRQIGSAVELEVLKEVSQSYLTQLWNSDAFTRVKDSRLVSFSNAISKYFTLAVLTLAFASAAYWMPVSFDMAVNVFTAILIVACPCALALAIPFAYGNVMRIFGRNKFYIKNTNVIEKLSKITSVVFDKTGTLTQSTKSEIVFIGSQLDYNQLILVKSLSTQSTHPLSRKIFEFLSDFEIIEVKEYKEFTGAGIVGTLGNHVVKLGSESFVNDVQPLSRMTGEVNSSKVFLSIDNDYLGYFSISNAYRQGLSELINNLEKDYELHLLSGDNESERSFLKSFFKDPLHMHFHQSPENKLKYIKALQNEGQEVLMIGDGLNDAGALKQSSVGISISEDVTNFSPACDGILNSSELSKISDLLRFSKDSVKVIIVSFALSFLYNIVALFFAVEGLLKPIIAAILMPVSSISVVVLCVVATNYLSKKRNLK; encoded by the coding sequence ATGAGCTCTGACTCTGTAAATGCAGGAAAAGATATTCTCTGTTTCCACTGTGGTGATATTTGTAAGGACGATTCAATCAATATCGACGACAAGAAATTCTGTTGCCGCAGCTGTAAGCTCGTGTACGAAATTCTGCAGGAAAATAACCTCTGCAAGTATTATGATTTGGAAAATCAACCTGGTAACTCACCTTCCGTCAGAAGTAATATAAAATATGAGTATCTCGACGATGAAATTACGAAGAAGCAAATGCTCGATTTCAGCGACGGTAAAATTAGTACTGCAACTTTCTTTATTCCTCAGATGCACTGCAGTTCGTGTATATGGCTGCTCGAAAACCTTTATAAACTCGATAGCGGGATCACTCATTCTCAGGTGAATTTTCCTCAGAAGAAACTTGTATTCAAATTTCTTGAAGAAAAAACCTCTATCAGAAAAATTGCCGAACTACTCGATTCTCTTGGCTATGAGCCGCTTATTAACCTCGATGCAACGGAAAGAAAATCAAAACAAAAACATATTAAAAGCCTTTATTACAAAGTCGGTGTTGCAGGGTTTTGTTTCGGGAATATTATGCTTCTTAGTTTTCCGGAATATCTCGGACTTGAAAAGTTAACCGATCCGGAGTTTCATAAATTGTTCGGATATTTAAATCTGTTTCTCTCTTTGCCTGTTTTCTTCTATTCAAGCTCGGAGTATTATTTGTCAGCGTATAAAGGTCTGAAAAATAAAATTATTAATATCGATTTCCCTCTGTTCCTCGGTATTTTTACTGTTTTCATAAGAAGTGTTTTTGAAATAGTAACTCAGTCAGGCGCAGGGTACATGGATTCCATGTCCGGTCTTGTTTTCTTTCTTCTCATTGGAAAAATATTCCAAAGCAAAACTTATGAGGCTATGAGTTTTGAAAGATCTTATAAATCATATTTTCCTCTTTCTGTAACTGTTATTAAATCTGTAAACCACAAAACTATTCCTCTCGCTAATCTCAAAGTGGGGGATAGAATTTATGTTAGAAATAACGAGGTCATTCCTGCCGACTCCATTCTGTTCAGGGGAGAGGGCAATATTGATTACAGCTTCGTTACTGGAGAGTCTCTTCCGGTTCAAAAGGTTCTTGGAGAAATTATTTATGCCGGAGGCAGGCAAATTGGCAGTGCAGTTGAACTCGAAGTCTTGAAAGAGGTCTCTCAAAGCTACCTGACCCAGCTGTGGAATAGTGATGCTTTCACGAGGGTTAAAGATAGCAGGCTCGTTAGTTTCTCCAATGCTATTAGTAAATATTTTACTCTTGCCGTTCTGACTCTGGCATTTGCATCCGCTGCGTATTGGATGCCCGTTAGCTTTGACATGGCGGTCAATGTATTTACAGCAATCCTCATCGTGGCGTGTCCATGTGCTCTTGCTCTTGCAATTCCGTTTGCTTATGGAAATGTTATGAGAATTTTCGGGCGGAATAAATTCTATATTAAAAATACAAACGTAATAGAAAAACTTTCAAAAATTACATCTGTAGTTTTTGATAAGACAGGTACTTTAACTCAAAGCACAAAATCTGAGATAGTTTTCATTGGCTCTCAACTTGATTATAATCAGTTAATTCTTGTTAAATCTTTATCTACTCAGTCAACTCATCCGCTAAGCCGGAAAATTTTTGAGTTCTTATCAGATTTTGAAATAATTGAGGTTAAAGAGTATAAGGAATTTACAGGCGCTGGAATTGTCGGAACACTCGGCAATCATGTTGTTAAACTCGGTTCCGAAAGTTTTGTTAATGATGTTCAACCTCTTTCCCGAATGACTGGCGAAGTAAACTCATCAAAAGTATTCTTAAGCATCGACAATGATTATCTCGGTTATTTCAGCATCAGTAATGCATACAGACAGGGTTTATCGGAATTGATAAATAATCTTGAAAAAGATTATGAACTTCATTTGCTTTCTGGCGACAACGAAAGCGAAAGAAGCTTTCTGAAGTCTTTCTTTAAAGACCCTTTGCATATGCATTTTCACCAGTCACCTGAAAACAAACTTAAATACATTAAAGCTTTGCAGAATGAGGGACAGGAAGTCCTGATGATTGGCGATGGACTTAATGATGCCGGTGCACTCAAACAAAGCAGCGTGGGTATTTCAATTTCCGAAGATGTTACTAATTTCTCCCCTGCCTGCGATGGTATTTTGAACTCCTCCGAGCTTTCAAAAATTTCTGATTTGCTGCGTTTCTCAAAGGACAGCGTTAAGGTAATCATCGTTAGCTTTGCCCTTTCGTTTTTGTACAATATCGTTGCTCTTTTTTTTGCTGTTGAGGGACTTTTGAAGCCGATTATTGCGGCAATCTTAATGCCTGTAAGTTCAATCTCAGTTGTTGTACTTTGTGTGGTAGCAACAAACTATCTGTCTAAAAAACGTAATCTTAAATAA